A part of Aspergillus flavus chromosome 5, complete sequence genomic DNA contains:
- a CDS encoding putative pantothenate transporter produces the protein MGDTKDNVISEQSSVHDDRKDNTLHYASRGQALSDESTGAGDIAGFDAEWMRARTSLTADEEKKLLRRVDWHIMPLCAIMFLLKNIDSENVANAKIMNKGTDRNILTQLGMTTDQYNLVTVLYYIPYIVAETPSNLLFKRILPSRWQSRIMISWGIALACHAAVKNKGGLYAVRFLLGLFEAGLFPGVILQLCYWYRPDEMSLRLLYFYILGNFSGIISGVLAYAFDTVSGSHGLSGWQWLFLTEGVITVAFGISLIFIFPDFPPQAKWLTDKEKAFIQARLPGNAPRAEEINFNFREILDSLRDRRLWLFTLIWAFFTVGTHGLRFYQPTVIANLGFTDIATSQLLNIPTSVLTVICIGVFGIWADSSRLPRPLYPLSFLAVILACYGVLYSFPSNGAVYAVTVIANALGSAWYPLMWPWRVQTTSRATGSAFSIGFVNSYGQIGGAIGPQIFQSKYAPHYTVPFAVTMGLMAGCILTTLVTWWITRDTERATRRLKLARLEAMRRGEAVLDDVVDNDLVKNKGVERPGV, from the exons ATGGGAGATACGAAAGACAATGTCATCAGTGAGCAAAGCTCTGTCCATGATGACAGGAAGGACAATACTCTTCACTATGCAAGTCGTGGCCAGGCTCTCAGCGATGAGAGCACTGGTGCTGGCGATATTGCGGGATTTGATGCCGAGTGGATGAGGGCACGAACCTCCCTAACTgccgacgaagagaagaagttaTTGCGTCGGGTTGATTGGCACATTATGCCTCTTTGTGCGATAATGTTCCTGCTGAAGAATATAGATTCCGAAAAT GTCGCGAATGCAAAGATCATGAACAAGGGAACAGACCGAAATATTTTGACACAACTCGGCATGACCACGGATCAATATAATCTCGTTACGGTTCTTtattat ATTCCATATATTGTTGCGGAAACCCCGTCAAATTTGTTATTCAAACGAATACTTCCTTCCAGGTGGCAGTCTCGGATCATG ATCAGTTGGGGAATTGCCCTAGCCTGCCATGCAGCAGTCAAAAATAAGGGAGGACTGTACGCGGTGCGCTTCCTCCTGGGCTTA TTTGAAGCTGGGTTGTTTCCTGGAGTTATTCTTCAATTATGCTACTGGTATAGGCCTGATGAGATGTCGCTACGATTGCTTTACTTTT ACATCCTTGGAAACTTCTCTGGAATTATCAGCGGCGTACTAGCATACGCATTCGATACAGTTTCTGGATCTCATGGACTATCTGGTTGGCAATG GCTCTTTCTAACAGAGGGTGTTATCACCGTCGCGTTCGGCATATCTCTGATATTCATATTTCCTGATT TCCCTCCTCAAGCCAAATGGCTTAccgacaaagaaaaagcgtTCATCCAAGCCCGATTACCAGGCAATGCACCCCGAGCCGAAGAgatcaacttcaacttccGCGAAATCCTCGACTCACTGAGAGACCGCCGTCTATGGCTTTTTACCCTAATATGGGCCTTCTTTACCGTGGGAACGCACGGTCTACGGTTCTACCAACCGACCGTGATCGCCAACCTAGGGTTCAC GGACATTGCAACATCCCAGCTTCTCAACATCCCTACCTCCGTCCTCACAGTCATCTGCATCGGCGTTTTCGGTATTTGGGCTGACAGCTCCCGTCTTCCCCGACCTCTTTACCCACTGTCTTTTCTGGCCGTCATTCTAGCCTGTTACGGTGTCCTCTACAGCTTCCCCAGCAACGGCGCCGTCTATGCCGTGACTGTCATCGCCAATGCACTAGGCAGCGCGTGGTACCCGTTGATGTGGCCGTGGCGCGTACAAACCACGAGCCGTGCGACTGGCTCGGCCTTCTCCATCGGCTTTGTGAATAGTTACGGTCAGATCGGAGGTGCTATTGGACCGCAGATATTCCAAAGCAAATATGCGCCGCATTATACGGTGCCGTTCGCCGTTACGATGGGGTTAATGGCGGGCTGTATCTTGACCACCCTTGTGACTTGGTGGATAACCAGGGACACGGAGAGGGCGACAAGGAGGTTGAAGCTGGCTAGACTGGAAGCTATGAGGAGAGGTGAGGCTGTTTTGGATGACGTTGTTGATAACGACTTGGTGAAGAATAAAGGCGTGGAGAGGCCAGGAGTATAA